AAGCACCAAAGAGAAATGCTTGGCCAAAAACCAGTTATAAGGAACAAACAACCATCTGAGAGGACTCTTCTGTCACGTAGCACAATCTTAATAGCTTAGTTGGATGACCACGTGAACTATTATATTATTGGTGTGGGTTCGATTCTCCGTCTTGCAATTCCCTGCATGTCCTTTTTCAATCTTGTTGATGAATTTTTCTCACCTTTCTCAAAGAAAAGTGGAAACAAGTCAACAACCATCCAAGAAATGATGTGTGATTACTCTTATGTCCCTATGCACTATGCATTGTTCCTAGTCTACGTGTAGAACTAAAGATAAAAGCAACGCCTAAATTCAAATGAGTTGTATCCACACATCAATATATATCTTGTTTTTAGACTATaacaaatttcaaaactctcttttttatagtttatttcTCGTCAAAATGCATCACACAAATTGAAACGGAGAGACTAAATAAGAACTTATATAATTTACATTTATATaaattctaaatatgatatttcatgTTTATAAAGTATTTctaaaagtatataaaatacttatatttgcaaatttaatatacataatcctataaatttaatttcacaAAATTAGAAAGATGTTTTAAATGGAAGGGTAGTAATCGGTAAAGTTGTTATCACGTAACTAGAAGGTTACGTATACAAGGTATTCTTATGGTCCGATTCATTTCATGTATAGCGAAAACGTTAGTGTACCCGCCCGCTGAAAAAGatgtttcaaaaagaaaaaaattaaattgatgcACAGGTGGCAGATGGCGTCTCAACTGATAACTACACAAGAGTAATGAAGTGTGAAATTCATAACTGACAATTTGAGCGAAACAGCTCAACTGGTCCAAATCCTATAGATTTCCATTTGGTCAGGTAACTAACCACACTCTTTCGTAATGAACCAACCCTAGCTGCGACTTTCTCATCTACTATTAATGGCGCATTCTACTTCTCTGGAAAAACAATAGTGTGTGTTCATTCCTATCCATTATTCTCAACACTTGTTAAAAagagaatttgaaatttaattttgcaTTTGCTCAATTTCATCACCAATTGCACAAGCCTGTTTTGCAGTATCGGTAAGTATACCAGGTAAGGTCCTGTTGTAAGATGAGTAATTatgaaccttttttttttcttgataaccGTGTTGTTCAGTTCGGCCCTCGACTAATTCCGTGATATACCTGTAAACTAAGATCACATGAGACCTCATGATTCTGAATCCACTTCTTCATTGACTACTAGGTAACATACTTGGATTGGTTGGTTGGGGTGGGGGCATTGGAATTGGTAGAGGAAGAAATTAGAAAAAAGGAACAAGTAATGTGATAATTTGATTCTTTATTGTTGCacgggtgtggcctagtggtccaTGAAGTCCCAACAGAGGCAAAAAACACCAGGTGATTCTTTCCATCTGTCGTAGCCTGGACAGAGTTACGTGTTATCTGTTGTTTGATAGGAGGTGGCAGGTATTCCAGGGATTTGGTCGAGGTGCGCAAAGATAATTcgaacaccacggttatcaaaaatttaaagaaaataaaaaatagataaatttgatTCTTTATTGTTGTAGTGAATAGGAGAGAAAATGGAAATTTGATTCTTTGTCTTTACTGAAAAGGAATGTTCTTTAATGAAAAGATTCAATTCTTTCACATGGGAGGagataaatcttttcttattGGTATAGCCTCTCGAGCTGAAAGCTTTGCGAAGTTTTTCAAAGAATTTGTTTTGTTTGAAGTATATTAGTTAATGTAATTCTTTTGCAGAAATGTTTACTCATActtggaatgaaaaataggttacTCGTGGAACAAAGAGGCCTTTCATGTTATTTACTACAATTGAAGGGTAAGGTTGCATACCATAGATCCTTGTGGGCTAACCCTTCCTaagaccctgcgcatagcgggaactttagtgcaccgggttgcCCTTTTTACCGGAAATGAGCGAGCTCCCTATTTGTTTCTcagtaacaacaacatacctagtgtgatCCCATGAGTGGAATAACCCCACTTTTTTTGGGGAGAGAGGCTGGTTCctatagaccctcggctcaagaaaaCCCTTGTTggtttctcaataaataggaaaataTTAGGATTGACTTTAAATGTGATTTACAAATTAACAGAGTTTTTGTTAGTATTTAAAGTTTGTTTTTCAATATATGCAGAGGCAATTGAAttacaaaatcatgaattccTTCCGGGCATTCTTGAACAGTCCTGTTGGCCCTAAAACAACTCACTTTTGGGGTCCTATGGCCAACTGGGGATTTGTCATTTCTGTATGTTCCTAATCCCAGATGATCATCTTTGTTAAATTTATCTGTGTATATAGGTTTTCTATTTTATACTGAAGTCTCCGAAATTTACTTGAATTGATGTGTAAGGGAGTGCTGGATTCAAAGAAGCCCCCTGATGCAATATCTGGCAACATGACTGCAGGTGAAATAGTTGTAATTGTTTGCAAATTTCAGTACGAACTACTACAACAATGGtctatttttccttgttttgttGCAAAAGAAAAATGTCTTTCTCAGAAACAATGGTGGATCCAATATAAGCTGTGCTTTCGGCCAAACCTCTCACTTTGGACTCGAACCTCATGTATATATGTGGAAAAAAGAAAATGTCTCTCTCAGAAACAATGGTGGATCCAATAGAAGCTGTGGGTTTGGCCAAACGTGTGGCTTCGATCTCTAGCCTCAGCCCTATGTGGAAAAAAAGTATAGATAGGATTACATATATATTTCAGAACCTGCATTTTTAACTTCCACAGAACCCCCAATGTTTAATTTTGGATCCGCCACTGCTCAGACATAAGTTTTGCACCTTCAAGTGTGCTTTGCTTCTGATCTTGCATAAATGATTGTCTCGGTTTTATACCATTTCTTGAATTTTCGTGCTTTTGTTTCTTCGACTGCAGTATTATGTGTGTATTCAATATTGTGTATGAGATTTGCATGGATGGTGCGTCCTCGCAATCATCTTCTTTTGGCTTGCCATGCTTCAAATGAGTCGGTGCAACTCTATCAGCTCTCACGTTGGCTAAAGCATCAGTGGTATGTGTCTCAACTCACCAGTGCATAATAATCCATATTAACCATTCGAACAATTCCAAAAATAAGTTCACAAGTTCTGGTAAACCTGAGTTATGGGTCTTTTAGGTTGTTATTACTAGCAAGTTCAGATCCCAGATTAGGCGTTGAACCAAAGTTTTGAGCGCTTTCATGTAGATCCATCTGGATCAATCCGTTGCATTTTAGT
The Capsicum annuum cultivar UCD-10X-F1 chromosome 6, UCD10Xv1.1, whole genome shotgun sequence DNA segment above includes these coding regions:
- the LOC107875873 gene encoding mitochondrial pyruvate carrier 1, with product MNSFRAFLNSPVGPKTTHFWGPMANWGFVISGVLDSKKPPDAISGNMTAVLCVYSILCMRFAWMVRPRNHLLLACHASNESVQLYQLSRWLKHQWYLSQKEENASS